The Nocardioides zeae genome includes the window GCAGCTGCCGTTCGGTGGTCTGGCGTGGGTGCAGGACTGGGTGGACGGCGCGCCCGCGGGCGTGCGGCAGGAGGCCCTGCTGACGGGGTCGTCGAGCTGCTACCAGTCGCTGCGAGCGGGGCTGGCGCTGGCCGAGCTGGTCGACGACGCGCAGCCGACGTGGGAGCTCGCGGCCGGACGGCTGCGCCACGCCGTGCGCCACCACCCCGGCGACTTCCTGGACAAGTCGACGTTCTCGATGGACTGGTACTACCCCGTGCTCGGCGGCGCCGTCCGCGGCGAGGCCGCCCACCGGATGATCGAGGCCCGGTGGGACGACTTCGTCGTGCCCGGGCTGGGGATCCGCTGCGTCGACACCAACCCGTGGGTCACGGGTGCCGAGACCTGCGAGCTGGTCATGGCGCTCGACGCCATCGGCGACCGCGAGCGCGCCCTGCGGCTGTTCGGCGACATGCAGCACCTGCGGGTGGACGACGGTGGGTACACGACCGGCTGGGTGTGGCCCGACGAGGTGTTCTGGCCCAACGAGCGCACGACCTACACCGCGGCCGCGGTGCTGCTCGCCGCCGACCAGCTCAGCGGGACGACGCCGGGGGCCGACATCATGGTGGGCTCGACCTTCGGGCCGCACCCCGCCGAGGTGGCGGGCGACTGCGGCTGCACCGTCCCGGCCCCGACCTGAGCCGGGGGCCGCGGTCGCGGCTCAGGTGACCGGGTCGCCCGCCTCGCCGCGCACGCGCTCGAGCACGCGCATCGAGCCCAGCGCCTCGACCTCGACGAAGTCGCCGGAGTCGAGGGCGCGGCAGAACACGTCGTACGGCGGGCGGCCCCCGTCCGCGGGGTCCGGGAACACGTCGTGGATGACGAGGGCCGCGCCGCGGTCGAGCCAGCGCGCCCACCCCGTGTAGTCGTTGTGGGCGTGCTCCTCGGCGTGGCCGCCGTCGATGAACAGCAGCGCGAGGGGAGTGCGCCAGAACGCCGCCACCGTGGTCGAGCGGCCGATGACCGGCACCACGAGGTGCTCGAGGCCGGCGTGCTCGAGGGTGTGGCGGAACGTGGGCAGGGTGTCCATGAGGCCCGACGCGGGGTCCACGAGGGTGGCGTCGTGGTGCTCCCAGCCCGCCTGGTTCTCCTCGGAGCCCCGGTGGTGGTCGACCGTCACCACGGTGCCGCCGACCTCGCGGGCCGCGGCGCCGAGGTAGATCGCCGACTTGCCGCAGTAGGTCCCGACCTCGAGCACCGGACCGTGGGGGAGCCGCGCGCGGGCCCAGCGGTGCAGGAGGAGGCCCTCGTCGGGCGGCATGAAGCCCTTCGCGGCGAGCGCGTGGTCGAGCAGGTCGGCGGGCATCTCGGTCACGACTGGTCCTCCGCGACCTCGGCGGGGCTGTCGCCCACGGGCCGGCCGCGCCAGCCGTTCCAGTGCCAGTGCAGGTAGCGGTCGATGGCCCGCACCACGTGGGCGCTGCGGATCGACGGCAGGGTGTCGAAGGCGTGTTGGGCGCCGGGGAGCTCGGCGTACACCACCGAGCGGTCCGAGACCTCCCGCAGGCGGTCGACGAACAAGCGGGCCTGCTCCACGTCGACGAGGCTGTCGGCGGTGCCGTGGAGGACGAGGAAGTCGGGGGCGTCCGGCGTGATGCGCAGGAGGGGCGAGGCGGCCTCGAACGGCGCCGGGTCGTCGGCGAAGCGCCGGCGGAGGATGAGCGGACCGAGGAAGCGGTCCCGCATGCGGATCGCCCGGGGGAGCCCGGTCGCGCCGGCGAAGTCGTAGACCCCGTAGTGCGGCACCGCGGCCTCGACGTGGGTGTCCGCGTCCTTGAAGCCGGGCTGGAAGTCGGGGTCGCCGGGCGTGAGCGCGGCGAGGGCCGCGAGGTGGCCGCCGGCCGAGCCGCCGGTGATGGCGAGGTAGGACGGGTCGCCGCCGTAAGCGCCGATGTGCTGCCGGACCCACGCGATGGCGCGCTTGACGTCGACGATGTGCGCCGGCCACGGGTCCCGCGGCGCGAGGCGGTAGTTGATCGCGACGCAGACCCAGCCCTTGCTCGCCAAGTGCTGCATGAGGGGGACCGCCTGGGTCTCCTTGCTGCCCACGCGCCAGGCACCGCCGTGGACCTGGAGCAGCACGGGCGCCCCGCCGGGGTGCACCGGCTCGCTGGGCCGGTAGACGTCGAGCATCGTGCGGCGGCCGGCGTCGGCGTACGCGATGTCGCGCTCGACCTGGACGCCGTCGGGTCCGCGGCGGAAGACGCGCAGCGGCGTCGCGAGCTGCCGCCACGGCAGGGCGAGGTCGGCGGGGGTGGGGGCCTGGTCGAGCTGTTCGACGTAGTCGACCCCGAGGGCGTCGGTCAGGGCCGTCTCCACGCCGCCCCGGGCGCGCTGCGCCTGCGCCACCATGACCCCGAGGGCGGCGGCGTTGGCGGCCGCGAGCGCGAGGCCGGCCGCACGGCTGCGGTCGCCCGCGCGGGGCGGGTGCGTGGCGGCGTCGAGCGCCGTCAGGCCCAGGAGCTGCGGAGCGAGCTCGGTGGTGAGCCAGCCGGCGGCGAAGGCGTAGACGCCCGACCGCAGCCCGCGGGGCGGGTGGAAGGCGTTGGCGTTGAGGGCGGCGAGCGCGAGCTGGCGACGGAGGAGACCCACGGGGTGACTGTAGGCGGCGCGGCCACGCCTGGTTACTCGCGGGTCACCGGAGGGTGCTGCCCGCCGGTCGCGGACCCGGGTGCCACGATGAGTGCGTGTCCGTCCCCCCGTCCGTCCCGCTGCCCGACGTGCCGATCCCGCGCCTGCGCGACGTGATGGGCACCTTCGCGACCGGTGTCGTCGTCGTGACGGCGCTGGACGAGGGGGAGCCCGTCGGCATGACGGTGCAGTCCTTCGCGAGCCTGTCGCTGCGACCGCCGCTCGTGGTGTTCGCCCCCGCACGCACGTCGCGCACGTGGCCCCGGGTCCGCCACGCGGGCTGGTTCTGCGTCAACGTGCTGGCGGAGGACCAGGCTGACGTCGCCGCGGCGATGGCGTCGGGCGGGGACCGCTTCCGCGACCTCCGGTGGACCCCGGGCCTCGGTGGCGAGCCCCTGCTCGACGGGGCCCTGGCGCACGTGGAGGCGACGGTGCAGGCCGTCCACGACGGCGGCGACCACGACCTGGTGGTGGGCCGGGTGCGTCGCGTCGAGCGCGTCCGCGACGCCGCCCCGCTGCTCTACCACCGCAGCGCCTACGCGCGCCTCGTCGCCGAGGCCCCGACCGCCGAGCAGCCGCCGCGCCCCACCGTCGTGTAACGCGGTGTCCGGGCTACTTCACACGCGGTCGACCACCGCACAGGACGCACCAGCACCGCACCAGTGGGGGCGGAGCCGGTTCGCATGACGTCCGCACCGGGCGCGGGTCCCGCTGCGGACGTCATGCCTGTCGCTCGTCGGGGGCGCCGCGTCGCATGACGTCCGGGAGGTCAGCGTGCGGCCTCGCGCAGGACGTCATGCGCGGCGACCGCCGGGGCCCCCGGTTCGCATGACGTCCCGGGAGGGCGGGGGACGCCGCACGGAGTGGGACCCGTGGTGGTCCCGCCCCGATCAGGCAGCCGCGCGCACCGGGGCGGCGACGTCGGAGGGGTCGTCGACGGTGACGTCGATCCGCGGGCCGTCGTACCGCTCCTGGTCGAGGATGCCCTCGCGCTTCGCGACGATCGTCGGCACGAGCGCCTGGCCGGCGACGTTCGTCGCCGTGCGCATCATGTCCAGGATCGGGTCGATGGCGAGCAGCAGCGCCACGCCCTCCAGCGGGAGCCCCAGCGTGGTCAGTGTCAGCGTCAGCATGACGACGGCGCCGGTGAGGCCCGCCGTGGCCGCCGAGCCGATGACGGACACGAAGGCGATGAGCAGGTAGTCCTGGATCCCCAGGGGGATGCCGAAGATCTGGGCGACGGTGATCGCCGCGAGCGCCGGGTAGATCGCGGCGCAGCCGTCCATCTTGGTCGTGGCGCCGAACGGCACCGCGAACGACGCGTACTCCTCCGGCACCCCCAGGTTGCGCGTGGTCACCCGCTGCGTCAGCGGCATGGTGCCGACCGACGAGCGCGACACGAACGCCAGCTGGATCGCCGGCCACGCACCCGAGAAGAACTTCGCGGGGGAGAGCCCGTGGAGCCGGGCGATGACCGGGTAGACGACGAACATCACGATCGCGCAGCCGACGTAGACGTCGACGGTGAAGACGGCGAGCGGACCGAGCAGGTCCCAGCCGTACGACGCGACCGCGGCACCGATGAGACCGAGCGTGCCGAGCGGCGCGAGCTTGATGATCCACCAGAGGATCTGCTGCACCACGGCGAGGAACGACCGCATGATGCCGAGGAACGGCTCGGCCTTGTCACCGGCCTTGAGCGCCGCCGCGCCGATGGCGAGGGCGACGACCACGATCTGCAGCACGTTGAAGCTGATGCCGCTCTCCGAGGAGGAGATGCCGAGGAAGTTGGCCGGGACGAGGCCCGTCAGGAAGTCCACCCACGAGCCGGTGCCCCCGTCGTACGTCGCGCCCTGGGCGCTCACGTCGGCCGAGCGTCCGGGGTTCGTCAGCAGGCCGAGGCCCAGGCCGATGGCGACGGCGATGAGCGACGTGATCATGAACCACAGGAGCGTCTGCGCGGCCAGGCGGGCCGCGTTCGCCACCTGCCGCAGGTTGGCGATGCTCACGACGATCGCGGCGAACACGAGCGGCGGCACCACGGCCTTGAGCAGCCCGACGAACACGTCGCCGATCGTCTGCAGCGTCGTCGTCAACCAGCTGACGTCGCCGAGGCGCGCCACGAGGCCGAGCGCGACGCCCAGCACGAGCGCCAGGACGATCTGCGCCCAGAACGGCACGCGCAGGAACGCCGGGCGGCGCCGACCGCCGGACGCGCGTCCGGCGTCGGGACCGGAGTCCGGGCCGGGGGAGGCTGCGGAGGGAGCGTGGGACACGGAGGACCGCCTTTCCGAGAGCCCGCGGACCTCACGGGCACGAAGGGTCACAACGGGCCCCCGCGCACCGCTATTCCGCGCAGGCCGCTCCCGCGCCGGCGGTCCGGGTGGCGTCGGTCACCAGCCCCGCTCGCGCCACGTGCCGAGGGAGGGGCGCTCGTCGCCGAGGGTCGAGTCGTCGCCGTGGCCCGGGTAGAAGGTGGTCGCGTCCGGCAGCGTCCCGAAGATCTTGGTCTCGACCTCGCCGAGGAGCTGCCGGAAGGCCGCGTCGTCGCCGAACGTGCCGCCGACGCCCCCGGGGAAGAGGGAGTCGCCGGTCCAGAGGTGCGGAGCGCCCGAGCCGTCGTCGTACACGAGCGCGACCGAGCCGGGGGTGTGCCCCGCGAGCGCGATGACGCCGAGGGTGACCTCGCCGAAGGAGACGGTGTCCCCGTGCTCGAGGCGCCGGTCGACGGCCACACCGGTCTGCTCGGTGATCGCGTCGGCGTCGGGCGCGCCGGCGTACGTCGTCGCTCCCGTCGCCTCCACCACGGCGGCCAGCGCGCGGTGGTGGTCCCAGTGCTGGTGGGTCGTCACCACGCCCGCGAGCCCCGCGTCCCCGACAAGGGGCACGACCCGCTCGGGCTCGGCGGCCGCGTCCACCAGGAGCTGCGCGCCGGTGGCGGTGCAGCGCAGCAGGTAGACGTTGTTGGACATCGTGTCGTCCACCGCCAGCTTCGTGATGGTGAGGCCCGGCAGCTCGCGCACCTGCGGCGGGCCACCCGGCGTGACACGGCCCGTGTAGTCATCGGTCATGGGCCGATCGTAGGAGCGGTTGGGGCGGGGTGA containing:
- a CDS encoding prenyltransferase produces the protein MSGAGSAAESVGHAVPAVAGVLSAEEVRRTAASIAAMQHPDGAIPWTTGDKTDAWNHVEAAMALLVGGEVEAAERAYDWCRAQQRADGSWPVKVVGTEVADDSGESNMTAYVAVGVWHHWLVRRDRAFVEAAWPMVRAALDFVVGMQLPFGGLAWVQDWVDGAPAGVRQEALLTGSSSCYQSLRAGLALAELVDDAQPTWELAAGRLRHAVRHHPGDFLDKSTFSMDWYYPVLGGAVRGEAAHRMIEARWDDFVVPGLGIRCVDTNPWVTGAETCELVMALDAIGDRERALRLFGDMQHLRVDDGGYTTGWVWPDEVFWPNERTTYTAAAVLLAADQLSGTTPGADIMVGSTFGPHPAEVAGDCGCTVPAPT
- a CDS encoding class I SAM-dependent methyltransferase, producing MPADLLDHALAAKGFMPPDEGLLLHRWARARLPHGPVLEVGTYCGKSAIYLGAAAREVGGTVVTVDHHRGSEENQAGWEHHDATLVDPASGLMDTLPTFRHTLEHAGLEHLVVPVIGRSTTVAAFWRTPLALLFIDGGHAEEHAHNDYTGWARWLDRGAALVIHDVFPDPADGGRPPYDVFCRALDSGDFVEVEALGSMRVLERVRGEAGDPVT
- a CDS encoding alpha/beta hydrolase; the protein is MGLLRRQLALAALNANAFHPPRGLRSGVYAFAAGWLTTELAPQLLGLTALDAATHPPRAGDRSRAAGLALAAANAAALGVMVAQAQRARGGVETALTDALGVDYVEQLDQAPTPADLALPWRQLATPLRVFRRGPDGVQVERDIAYADAGRRTMLDVYRPSEPVHPGGAPVLLQVHGGAWRVGSKETQAVPLMQHLASKGWVCVAINYRLAPRDPWPAHIVDVKRAIAWVRQHIGAYGGDPSYLAITGGSAGGHLAALAALTPGDPDFQPGFKDADTHVEAAVPHYGVYDFAGATGLPRAIRMRDRFLGPLILRRRFADDPAPFEAASPLLRITPDAPDFLVLHGTADSLVDVEQARLFVDRLREVSDRSVVYAELPGAQHAFDTLPSIRSAHVVRAIDRYLHWHWNGWRGRPVGDSPAEVAEDQS
- a CDS encoding flavin reductase family protein; its protein translation is MSVPPSVPLPDVPIPRLRDVMGTFATGVVVVTALDEGEPVGMTVQSFASLSLRPPLVVFAPARTSRTWPRVRHAGWFCVNVLAEDQADVAAAMASGGDRFRDLRWTPGLGGEPLLDGALAHVEATVQAVHDGGDHDLVVGRVRRVERVRDAAPLLYHRSAYARLVAEAPTAEQPPRPTVV
- a CDS encoding dicarboxylate/amino acid:cation symporter, with amino-acid sequence MSHAPSAASPGPDSGPDAGRASGGRRRPAFLRVPFWAQIVLALVLGVALGLVARLGDVSWLTTTLQTIGDVFVGLLKAVVPPLVFAAIVVSIANLRQVANAARLAAQTLLWFMITSLIAVAIGLGLGLLTNPGRSADVSAQGATYDGGTGSWVDFLTGLVPANFLGISSSESGISFNVLQIVVVALAIGAAALKAGDKAEPFLGIMRSFLAVVQQILWWIIKLAPLGTLGLIGAAVASYGWDLLGPLAVFTVDVYVGCAIVMFVVYPVIARLHGLSPAKFFSGAWPAIQLAFVSRSSVGTMPLTQRVTTRNLGVPEEYASFAVPFGATTKMDGCAAIYPALAAITVAQIFGIPLGIQDYLLIAFVSVIGSAATAGLTGAVVMLTLTLTTLGLPLEGVALLLAIDPILDMMRTATNVAGQALVPTIVAKREGILDQERYDGPRIDVTVDDPSDVAAPVRAAA
- a CDS encoding MBL fold metallo-hydrolase; protein product: MTDDYTGRVTPGGPPQVRELPGLTITKLAVDDTMSNNVYLLRCTATGAQLLVDAAAEPERVVPLVGDAGLAGVVTTHQHWDHHRALAAVVEATGATTYAGAPDADAITEQTGVAVDRRLEHGDTVSFGEVTLGVIALAGHTPGSVALVYDDGSGAPHLWTGDSLFPGGVGGTFGDDAAFRQLLGEVETKIFGTLPDATTFYPGHGDDSTLGDERPSLGTWRERGW